ttattatgcatcataattcataaaccTCCTCTCACACGATGACCCTCACCCTCCCTTGAGAAAGTAAAATGTCACAAATAATTCAATaaacatgtaaaaaaataaataaaaaataaaatcgaatcaaataagaatatactaatactaataatatttttgagaaaaaaataatactaatattgaAGAGTGGGGTGTGTATGATTTAGGGTTTGAGATTATGCATCATATAAATACCAATTATTGAAGCCCAAAACTCTCTCTCAACTCTCAACACTCAACACTCGACACACTCTATTTTCGTCTTCACTCTCCGCCACCGATTCATCGCAAACCCTAATGGCTGTTACCTTCTCAGATCTTCACACAGAAGAGGGTCTCAAATCCCTCAATGAATTCCTCtctggaaaaaaatatatttctggGTAACCCTAAAATCCTCTCAATTTCTACTTTTTTATTccttcaaattataaaaatcgTTTTTTCAATGTTTCTGAGATATGGGTTTTTCAAATTATATGCTGGGTTGTTCAAATTCCTtctattttattgatttaaattcacaatattgttttttttactgttCTGAGATTTGGGTTTTTCAATTTCTATATGGATTCTGTTAAATTCTTTCTATTTTATtgttaagattatttttttactgtTCCTGAGATTTGGGTGATGGAAATTCAGGGATCAATTGACAAAGGATGATATCAAAGTGTACGGATATGTTTCTGAGAAACCAAGTGATGCTTTTGCCAATGTTGCTGGTTGGTACGATGTGGTCTCTTCACATCTTGCTGCAAGGTATGTTATGTTCTCTTCAATTTTATTCCTTAATTATTGATTTCTATATTGAAATATGAAtttggttttgtttgatttgattattattttgctaatttttggactttttaattgattttaattttttatgattagTTTCCCTGGAAAAGCTCAAGGTGTGAAATTCAGTGGAAAAGTTGCTCCAGCTGCAGAAGCACCTGCTAAAGCTGTATGTATCTCCCTCAGTTTTAATTTTTCGTGTTACTTCATATGTTTATTATTTCTGTTATGTGCTGTATAGTTGTATGGTTTATCTATTTGATGTATTTCTTAGAGTAAAACCGGGtacatttttttagtaatataCAGTGGAATCATAAAATCTGAATTATCTTACACAATGATTTTGAgatttttataacttttaacATATTTTGAAATCGGGATCTGTTGAGACTCCACATTTGAATTTGTCTTATGTCTAACTTCATGATCCCTTTAAACCTGTACTCTTTTCATCTTAAGTGAAAATAAGCAAGAAGCTAATACAGACCTAGACAGCTAGTAATTTATTTTGAGAATGTAGAACTTGATATCTTGATTTTGTAACAATATCTATATGTCTGTGTATGTAATGTACAGTTACTGAAAGATTACTATTAATTAGGAGATTGATGTTGAAGAATCTGCAAACATTCTAGAATTGGACTACATAAAATCTTTGACTTTATATAGTTATTAAGTTATTGTCAATTGTAAATATGGTTAAAAAATGTTAAGCAGTTATGCCAGCCATGCCCAAAAgtgaaaaacaataattatgaTTGCCAACTCTCTAGTGTTTTGTATTCTCCTTTGTCATATTTTGaatctttgattttatttattggtCTAAGAATTTGTTTCGAATATAGTATGCCTAGAAGAcattttgtaattttcattaTCAATACtacaaagaaataaataatccaCAAGAAAAAGGACAGTACTTCTCGTCTTTCATATTACTGTATTTGAAACATTATTGCCAAAGTActctatttttatttgagaagtTAAGTCAGTTTGTTTCAAACATTtccaacaattttattattgaaattgCTTTTAGCCAAGATAGCAACATGGATGGTTTTTTAGAGTAGTATTAAGGACAACCAGTACTGTAGAGCTCCTTTCTTAATGAGATCATTGCATGTTTATTATAGGCAATTAGGCATcgttttatcttgttttttgtattttttgaggCTTAAGTTGTATAATACTATAGTTTACTTTTGACATGACATACTATAAGGATGGAACATAACTCATCCTGTGTTTGTTGAACCTGATAGTGATGTTTACTAAGTGACATAGTTGTTAGCTAAGTTAGTTACTATGAAAGGATAGTGCTTTTTTCTTGTAGAAAAAATACTTCTAAAACTTTGACTTTATATTATACACATGCCCAAGTTGTTGTGAAGTTTAGGTTATTGTTGTTACAGTTGTATTGAAGTCACTGAAGGATCTACTAACTAATTTGATCATTGGAATTTATTTTTGTCAGGCTGCACCTGCTgctgaagatgatgatgatcttGACCTCTTTGGTGATGAAACAGAGGAGGATAAGAAGGCAGCAGAGGAAAGGGAGGCATCTAAAAAGCCCGCAAAGAAGAAAGAGAGTAAGCTCTCTTTCTAGTGgctataaatttttattattttacattAAGCATAAGCATAGTTTTGAGAAAAGTGATCATTGAGTTGGTTTGATCCTCTtaatttttcatgttattttgGTGAGGTTGGAATATTGTTAAATGGTTGAAAGTTATCGAGACTTGTGACAAACTCATAAAGTCTATGTTAAATCTATTATATTGCTTGCACTGTTTGAAACTCATTGAGTGATATTTTTCCAGGTGGCAAGTCTTCCATTCTGCTTGATGTTAAGCCATGGGATGATGAGACAGACATGAAGAAGCTGGAAGAGGCTGTTCGCACCGTTGAAATTCCCGGTTTAACCTGGGGAGCATGTATgttaaaaacttgaaattttaaTCTTTCTCACGCATATATGTAAATCtaccttttataaaaataaaaaaaataaaaaaaaaaaagtcaattccTATGTGACTGAAGTGGTTTTTTGCATTTGTTACAGCCAAGCTGGTTGCTGTTGGATACGGAATCAAGAAGCTGCAGATCATGTTGACCATTATTGATGATCTTGTATCTGTGGACGACCTCATTGAAGAAAGACTCACAGTTGAGCCAATTAACGAGTATGTCCAGAGCTGTGACATTGTCGCATTCAACAAAATTTAAGTTTGAGTTTTTGGCCATTTTCAAGCGGCTGATTAGACTGTTATTTGCGGATAGTTTCCTCCCTTCTCCTCCACTCTGTCGTTTCTTCTTTCATGTTTGGTGTGTTTCAGTGGTGGTTTTGTTACAAGAATTGTATGCAGTGAGTGAGAGagatggaaaatattttatggtCTAACTTTTAATGTTATTCATGTCAAACACCATGCACATTTGTGGGATTAGCATCACTGAACCATATgcttctatttaatttttgataAGTTTCACTAGAACCGTTTATTGAATCGATACACAATATGAAGTCTGTTAGTTTGCATTGAGTTGTCGAAATAATCAATAACCTTTTGCATATGCCATgccaattttttgttgtttaagttCATGGTAATAATGTTACCTGTGATTTTCATAAATATCCCGTGGCACAATCGTTATATTGGCGTTCTTGGATTTCTGTGTCACCAGGCTCTAGTTAATGAATGGCATGGTTTTCCCTTAAATTATGAGCCCTTTCGGTGCTAGTATGTAAAGTTAGTCTTctattttgaaattgaatagtTTTGTcctattttacaattttcatcTCACTTAGTTTGTCATGTCATTAAAGACGAAACCAAATCAAAaggaaattttcaaaatttagtgGGAACtgaaaaagttataaaatagGAGGatgaaaaactcaatttttgaAATGCAGTGGTGGTGGAGTGACTAAAACGTTCATCTCAACATAATATGAAGATCAAAAGTGCTATTAATTCTTTGTTTTTAGTTTAG
Above is a genomic segment from Medicago truncatula cultivar Jemalong A17 chromosome 5, MtrunA17r5.0-ANR, whole genome shotgun sequence containing:
- the LOC11424559 gene encoding elongation factor 1-beta 2; the encoded protein is MAVTFSDLHTEEGLKSLNEFLSGKKYISGDQLTKDDIKVYGYVSEKPSDAFANVAGWYDVVSSHLAASFPGKAQGVKFSGKVAPAAEAPAKAAAPAAEDDDDLDLFGDETEEDKKAAEEREASKKPAKKKESGKSSILLDVKPWDDETDMKKLEEAVRTVEIPGLTWGASKLVAVGYGIKKLQIMLTIIDDLVSVDDLIEERLTVEPINEYVQSCDIVAFNKI